The following are from one region of the Osmerus mordax isolate fOsmMor3 chromosome 1, fOsmMor3.pri, whole genome shotgun sequence genome:
- the aurka gene encoding aurora kinase A isoform X2 yields the protein MDAAEFKAKMSNDIKPQRPEQKPSIEGPKRVPVSQTSCKPVWTPKPTQRVLGVSNGPQRIPKPPGQQQKPATQGQTPKTMNQPKTVNHDNQNVNPVHQAQPKPCSYPKNNHAPQNIPTLPQSQPKVHPAPQHTPAQGQPKLNPAPQQKQLQGQAKTSQAPHPTPTQGRPKTDLEGPKSTGPSKPGKKRWSLENFDIGRPLGKGKFGNVYLARERQSMFILALKVLFKKQLEKAGVEHQLRREVEIQSHLRHPNILRLYGYFHDAARVYLILEFAPKGELYGELQRCGRFDEARSATYIMELTDALNYCHSKKVIHRDIKPENLLLGSNGELKIADFGWRSTLCGTLDYLPPEMIEGRTHDEKVDLWSLGVLCYEFLVGRPPFETKSHEETYRKISRVEFTFPDHVTAGGRDLIGRLLKHNPLHRLPIQEVLTHPWVVQNSTKTPTNS from the exons ATGGATGCTGCTGAATTTAAAGCCAAGATGTCAAATGATATTAAGCCTCAACGGCCTGAACAGAAG CCGAGCATCGAAGGTCCAAAAAGAGTTCCGGTGTCCCAGACGAGCTGCAAGCCAGTGTGGACTCCAAAGCCAACCCAACGCGTGCTGGGGGTGTCGAACGGGCCCCAGCGCATCCCGAAGCCCCCAGGCCAACAACAGAAGCCTGCAACGCAAGGCCAGACACCCAAAACcatgaaccagcccaaaactgtGAACCATGACAACCAGAACGTCAACCCTGTCCACCAGGCCCAACCCAAGCCCTGTAGCTACCCCAAGAACAACCATGCACCTCAAAACATTCCCACTCTGCCCCAGAGCCAACCCAAGGtgcaccctgccccccagcacacacctgcacagggcCAGCCCAAGTTGAACCCTGCTCCACAACAAAAGCAGCTCCAGGGTCAGGCTAAGACCAGCCAGGCCCCTCATCCAACACCCACACAGGGCCGGCCCAAGACGGATTTAGAGGGTCCCAAATCGACGGGTCCATCTAAACCTGGAAA GAAGCGCTGGAGCCTGGAGAACTTTGACATCGGCCGTCCGCTGGGAAAGGGCAAGTTTGGTAACGTGTACCTGGCCAGGGAGCGGCAGTCTATGTTCATCCTGGCCCTGAAGGTGCTGTTCAAAAAGCAGCTGGAGAAGGCAGGGGTGGAGCACCAGCtgcggagggaggtggagatccAGTCTCACCTCAG acaccCCAACATCCTGCGTCTGTACGGATACTTCCACGACGCGGCGCGCGTCTACCTCATCCTGGAGTTCGCTCCCAAGGGGGAGCTGTACGGCGAGCTGCAGCGATGCGGCCGCTTCGACGAGGCCCGCAGCGCCACG taCATCATGGAGCTTACAGATGCTCTGAACTACTGCCACTCTAAGAAGGTGATCCACCGGGACATCAAGCCAGAGAACCTGCTGCTGGGTTCCAACGGGGAGCTGAAGATCGCAGACTTCGGCTG gaggtcGACCCTTTGCGGCACGCTGGACTACCTCCCTCCAGAGATGATCGAGGGCCGCACCCACGACGAGAAGGTGGACCTGTGGAGTCTGGGCGTGCTCTGCTACGAGTTCCTAGTGGGACGGCCCCCCTTCGAAACCAAGAGTCACGAGGAGACCTACCGCAAGATCTCCAGG GTGGAGTTCACGTTCCCTGATCATGTGACCGCTGGAGGCCGCGACCTGATTGGCAGGCTGCTGAAACACAACCCCCTCCATCGCCTCCCCATCCAGGAAGTCCTCACTCACCCCTGGGTGGTGCAGAACTCCACCAAGACCCCCACCAACTCATGA
- the prelid3b gene encoding PRELI domain containing protein 3B: MKIWTSEHIFNHPWETVTKAAMQKYPNPMNPSVFGVDVLGRAVDSQGRLHSNRLLSAEWGLPSIVKSIIGNSRTCTFIQEHSVVDPREKTFELQSSNITFTNLVSVDEKLTYKPHPQDPDKTVLTQEAIISVKGVSLSSYLEGVMASSISSNAGKGREAMEWVIRRLNAEIEELAATARGTIRTPMAAAVTEK; encoded by the exons ATGAAGATCTGGACCTCAGAACATATTTTCAA CCACCCCTGGGAGACGGTAACCAAGGCGGCCATGCAGAAGTACCCCAACCCCATGAACCCCAGTGTGTTTGGGGTAGACGTGCTGGGCCGGGCAGTGGACAGCCAGGGCCGTCTCCATAGCAACCGCCTCCTCAGCGCAGAGTGGGGCCTTCCTTCCATCGTTAAGTCT ATCATCGGCAACTCGCGGACGTGCACCTTCATCCAGGAGCACTCGGTCGTGGACCCCAGAGAGAAGACATTTGAGCTGCAGTCCTCCAAC ATCACCTTCACTAACCTGGTATCAGTGGACGAGAAGCTGACATACAAACCACACCCTCAAGACCCAGACAA GACGGTTCTGACCCAGGAGGCCATCATCTCTGTGAAGGGGGTGAGTCTTAGCAGCTACCTGGAGGGGGTCATGGCCAGCAGCATCTCTAGCAACGCAGGCAAG GGCCGCGAGGCGATGGAGTGGGTGATCCGAAGGCTGAACGCAGAGATCGAGGAGCTGGCGGCCACAGCCAGGGGAACGATACGAACGCCCATGGCCGCCGCAGTCACAGAGAAATGA
- the slc32a1 gene encoding vesicular inhibitory amino acid transporter has product MATLIKSKISNKLSNAATTVSNKSQAKVSGMFARMGFQAATNEEAVGFAACDDLDYDHRQGMQMDIMTNDEMGEGSGEMGLDGVDGDTRYQRDGTGPPPSASKDGDLCKELADDRPKITVWEAGWNVTNAIQGMFVLGLPYAILHGGYLGLFLIIFAAVVCCYTGKILIACLYEENEDGQLVRVRDSYVDIANACCAPRFPALGGHIVNVAQIIELVMTCILYVVVSGNLMYNSFPNMPISQKSWAIMATAALLPCAFLKNLKAVSKFSLLCTMAHFVINILVIAYCLSRARDWAWDKVKFYIDVKKFPISIGIIVFSYTSQIFLPSLEGNMNKPSEFHCMMNWTHISACILKGLFALVAYLTWADATKEVITDNLPSTIRAVVNIFLVAKALLSYPLPFFAAVEVLEKSFFQDGGRAVFPDCYGGDGRLKSWGLSLRCGLVVFTLLMAIYVPHFALLMGLTGSLTGAGLCFLLPSLFHLRLLWRKLLWHHVFFDVAIFVIGGICSISGFIHSMEGLIEAYKYNIHD; this is encoded by the exons ATGGCTACTTTAATCAAAAGCAAAATTTCCAATAAACTGTCCAATGCCGCAACCACGGTATCGAACAAATCTCAGGCGAAGGTGAGCGGGATGTTCGCGAGGATGGGCTTCCAGGCCGCTACCAACGAAGAGGCGGTGGGCTTCGCCGCGTGCGATGATCTGGACTACGATCACCGGCAAGGGATGCAAATGGACATCATGACCAATGATGAGATGGGTGAGGGGAGCGGGGAGATGGGTTTAGATGGAGTGGATGGGGACACCCGATACCAGAGAGATGGCACTGGACCCCCACCTTCAGCATCTAAAGATGGTGATCTTTGTAAGGAGTTAGCAGACGATAGACCAAAAATCACCGTTTGGGAGGCAGGATGGAACGTCACAAATGCAATCCAG GGGATGTTTGTTCTCGGTTTACCGTACGCTATTCTGCACGGGGGGTACCTTGGACTGTTTCTCATCATTTTCGCCGCTGTGGTGTGTTGTTACACCGGGAAAATCCTCATCGCTTGCCTGTACGAGGAAAACGAAGACGGCCAGCTCGTGCGCGTGAGAGACTCATACGTGGACATTGCCAACGCCTGTTGTGCGCCAAGATTTCCAGCACTAGGCGGTCATATTGTGAATGTAGCCCAAATCATAGAGCTCGTGATGACCTGTATCCTTTACGTTGTTGTTAGTGGTAACCTCATGTACAACAGCTTCCCAAACATGCCGATCTCACAGAAGTCTTGGGCCATCATGGCCACCGCTGCCCTGCTACCCTGCGCCTTCCTCAAGAACCTGAAAGCAGTGTCCAAGTTCAGCTTGCTCTGCACAATGGCCCATTTTGTCATTAACATCCTCGTAATAGCCTACTGCCTTTCTAGAGCAAGAGATTGGGCTTGGGACAAAGTCAAGTTTTACATCGACGTCAAGAAGTTCCCCATTTCTATCGGTATCATCGTGTTCAGCTACACGTCTCAGATCTTCTTGCCCTCTCTGGAGGGAAACATGAATAAACCCAGCGAGTTCCACTGCATGATGAACTGGACCCACATCTCCGCGTGCATCCTCAAAGGCCTGTTCGCTCTCGTGGCTTACCTGACCTGGGCAGACGCAACCAAGGAGGTCATCACTGACAACCTACCGTCCACCATCCGAGCTGTCGTAAATATTTTCTTAGTGGCCAAAGCTTTGCTGTCATACCCTTTGCCATTCTTTGCTGCAGTCGAGGTGCTGGAGAAGTCTTTTTTCCAGGATGGTGGACGCGCGGTTTTCCCCGATTGCTACGGCGGCGATGGACGCCTGAAATCATGGGGCCTCAGCTTGCGCTGTGGCCTCGTGGTTTTCACTCTGCTGATGGCGATTTATGTGCCGCATTTTGCCCTTCTCATGGGTCTCACGGGCAGCCTGACGGGCGCGGGGCTGTgtttcctcctccccagcctcttccaCCTCCGGCTCTTATGGAGAAAGCTGCTTTGGCACCACGTGTTCTTTGATGTCGCCATATTTGTAATAGGAGGAATATGCAGCATATCCGGTTTCATTCATTCCATGGAGGGGCTTATAGAGGCCTATAAGTATAACATACATGATTAG
- the aurka gene encoding aurora kinase A isoform X1, with amino-acid sequence MDAAEFKAKMSNDIKPQRPEQKPSIEGPKRVPVSQTSCKPVWTPKPTQRVLGVSNGPQRIPKPPGQQQKPATQGQTPKTMNQPKTVNHDNQNVNPVHQAQPKPCSYPKNNHAPQNIPTLPQSQPKVHPAPQHTPAQGQPKLNPAPQQKQLQGQAKTSQAPHPTPTQGRPKTDLEGPKSTGPSKPGKKRWSLENFDIGRPLGKGKFGNVYLARERQSMFILALKVLFKKQLEKAGVEHQLRREVEIQSHLRHPNILRLYGYFHDAARVYLILEFAPKGELYGELQRCGRFDEARSATYIMELTDALNYCHSKKVIHRDIKPENLLLGSNGELKIADFGWSVHTPSSRRSTLCGTLDYLPPEMIEGRTHDEKVDLWSLGVLCYEFLVGRPPFETKSHEETYRKISRVEFTFPDHVTAGGRDLIGRLLKHNPLHRLPIQEVLTHPWVVQNSTKTPTNS; translated from the exons ATGGATGCTGCTGAATTTAAAGCCAAGATGTCAAATGATATTAAGCCTCAACGGCCTGAACAGAAG CCGAGCATCGAAGGTCCAAAAAGAGTTCCGGTGTCCCAGACGAGCTGCAAGCCAGTGTGGACTCCAAAGCCAACCCAACGCGTGCTGGGGGTGTCGAACGGGCCCCAGCGCATCCCGAAGCCCCCAGGCCAACAACAGAAGCCTGCAACGCAAGGCCAGACACCCAAAACcatgaaccagcccaaaactgtGAACCATGACAACCAGAACGTCAACCCTGTCCACCAGGCCCAACCCAAGCCCTGTAGCTACCCCAAGAACAACCATGCACCTCAAAACATTCCCACTCTGCCCCAGAGCCAACCCAAGGtgcaccctgccccccagcacacacctgcacagggcCAGCCCAAGTTGAACCCTGCTCCACAACAAAAGCAGCTCCAGGGTCAGGCTAAGACCAGCCAGGCCCCTCATCCAACACCCACACAGGGCCGGCCCAAGACGGATTTAGAGGGTCCCAAATCGACGGGTCCATCTAAACCTGGAAA GAAGCGCTGGAGCCTGGAGAACTTTGACATCGGCCGTCCGCTGGGAAAGGGCAAGTTTGGTAACGTGTACCTGGCCAGGGAGCGGCAGTCTATGTTCATCCTGGCCCTGAAGGTGCTGTTCAAAAAGCAGCTGGAGAAGGCAGGGGTGGAGCACCAGCtgcggagggaggtggagatccAGTCTCACCTCAG acaccCCAACATCCTGCGTCTGTACGGATACTTCCACGACGCGGCGCGCGTCTACCTCATCCTGGAGTTCGCTCCCAAGGGGGAGCTGTACGGCGAGCTGCAGCGATGCGGCCGCTTCGACGAGGCCCGCAGCGCCACG taCATCATGGAGCTTACAGATGCTCTGAACTACTGCCACTCTAAGAAGGTGATCCACCGGGACATCAAGCCAGAGAACCTGCTGCTGGGTTCCAACGGGGAGCTGAAGATCGCAGACTTCGGCTGGTCtgtccacacaccctcctccag gaggtcGACCCTTTGCGGCACGCTGGACTACCTCCCTCCAGAGATGATCGAGGGCCGCACCCACGACGAGAAGGTGGACCTGTGGAGTCTGGGCGTGCTCTGCTACGAGTTCCTAGTGGGACGGCCCCCCTTCGAAACCAAGAGTCACGAGGAGACCTACCGCAAGATCTCCAGG GTGGAGTTCACGTTCCCTGATCATGTGACCGCTGGAGGCCGCGACCTGATTGGCAGGCTGCTGAAACACAACCCCCTCCATCGCCTCCCCATCCAGGAAGTCCTCACTCACCCCTGGGTGGTGCAGAACTCCACCAAGACCCCCACCAACTCATGA